The genomic region CCACTCTGGCGCCAGTTCCTGACCTATCTCGCGAACCTGGTTTCGGGCGATATCGGCCTGTCGCTGCGCTTTCAGCGGCCGGTGAGCCAGCTCATCGAGCAGTTCATGTGGCCGACACTCTTCCTGACCGGCTACGTGCTGTGCCTCGCCATCCCGCCGACGGTCGCGCTCGCCATCCTCGGCGCCCGCCGTCCAGGCGGCATCGCCGACCAGATCATTCGTCTGGTAGGGATCGCCGGCCTCACCATCCCGGTGTTCTGGCTGGGTATCATGATGTCGCGCTTCTTCGGCGTCAGCCTCGGCTGGTTCCCCGTCTCGGGTTACGGCACCGGTTTCACGGGCCATCTTCATCACCTCTTCCTGCCAGCCCTGTCGACGGCCATCTGGCTGGTTCCGGTTCTGACGCAGAGCCTGCGCGCCGCGCTCATCGAAAAGACCACGGCCGACTTCGTTACGGCCGCGCGGGCGCAAGGCGCGACGGAACGGCAACTCTTCTGGCAGACCATGTTGCCGAACGCCGTGCTGCCGACCCTCAACCTGCTTGGCGTCATGGTGGCTTTCATGATCGGCGGCGCCATCATCGTCGAAACCGTCTATGCGGTGCCCGGGCTTGGCACGCTGATGGTCAATGCGTTGCTCGGCCGCGACTATTACGTCGTGCAGGGCCTGACGCTGATCTTTGCGGTCTCGACCGTCCTGATCACGCTGTTGGTGGACCTGCTCACCGCCTTTATCGACCCGCGCGTCCGGCTCTGAGGAGATCGCCCATGGCTGACAGCCCTATTCTGGTGGAAACTGCGCCGCCTGTCCGCAGCATCACGCCCACCATGCTCATCGCGCTCGTCATCCTCGGCGGATGGCTGGTGACGGCGCTGACCGCCTCGGCTATCGCGCCCTATGATCCCGATGCCATCGACATCATGAACATGCTTTCGCCGCCGAGTGCCGCCCATTGGTTCGGCACGGACCAGGTTGGCCGCGACGTCTTCTCGCGGGTTCTTTTCGCAAGCCGGGTCGATCTTCTGCTCTGCGTGGTCGGGGTACTTCCGCCCCTCCTGATCGGTACGACGATCGGGCTGTTGAGCGGCTATTTCGGCGGGGTGGTCGATACCGTCTTCATGCGCATCTATGATCTGACCGTCGCGTTCCCCTTCTTCGTGCTGGTGCTGGCCATTGTCGGCGTGCTGGGACCGGGGCTGCTCAATTTCATCCTGGCGCTGACGCTGGTCGGCTGGGTCAGCTATGCGCGCTGGTACGGGCGCAGGTGCTGACGATCCGCGAAAGCGAATTTATCCAGGCGGCCAAATGCCTCGGCTATGGGCCGGCCGCCATTCTCGGCCATCATGTGCTGCCGAACGCCATCGGACCCGTCATCGCCTACGCGGTCAGCGATGCGGTGCTCGTCATGCTCGCCGGTGCGAGCTTCGGGTTTCTCGGCATGGGCGCGCAGCCGCCGCTGGCCGAATGGGGAGTGATGATCGCCGACGGGCAGGCTTTCGTGCAGCAGGCCTGGTGGATCTGCCTGTTCCCGGGCTTGGCCGCGATTTCGCTCGGCCTCGGTTTCGCGCTGCTTGGCGATGGATTGGGGCAGTGGCAACGGAAGGGAGTGACGGCATGAGCGGGCTGGAAACGGGCAAGCCGCCGCTGCTTGAAGTCAAGGATCTGTCTGTCAGCTTCGGCGGCTTCGTGGCGGTGAAGAACGTGTCGTTCACGCTTCAGCCGGGAGAAATCCTCGGCATTGTCGGTGAAAGTGGTTCGGGCAAATCAGTGACCTGCCGCGCCGTGATGCGACTGCTGGCGGCTGCGGCACGCGCTGAGGGCACGGTGGCCCTTGATGGACGCGACCTGCTGACACTCAGCGAAGACGAATTGTGCGCCGTTCGCGGCCGCGACATCGGCATGATTTTCCAGAACCCTGCATCGCATCTCGATCCGCTGCGCCGGATCGGCCAGCAGGTTTCGGCGCCGATGATCCGGCACCTTGGCATCGGCAAGCGCGAAGGTCTCCAGCGCGCGGTCAAGCTGCTGGAGGATGTGGGTATACACGAGCCAGAAAAGCGTGCGCGCTCCTATCCGCACGAGTTTTCGGGCGGCATGAAACAGCGGGCGATGATCGCCGCCGCCATCGGCTGCCAGCCGAAGCTTTTGATCGCCGACGAGCCGACGACCGCGCTCGATGTCACCGTCCAGGCCCGCATTCTCGAATTGCTCAAGGACCTCAACCGCAAGACCGGGCTTGCGATGATCCTCATTTCGCACGATCTCGGCGTCGTCGCGGATATCTGCTCGCGCGTTGTGGTCATGCGCAATGGCGAGGTGGTGGAGCAGGGGCCGATCGACGACGTCATCAACCGACCGCGCCATCCGTATACGAGGCTGCTGATCGAATCCCAGCCGGGCCGTAAGAGCTATGGCACGGACGTTGGCCCGGAACGTACGACGCCGCTGCTTCGTGTCGAAAACCTTTCGGTGACGTTCCCCGCCGGTCAGGGGCTGTTCGGCGGCTTCCGAAGCAGCAATTCCTTCCGCGCCCTCGACGGCGTCGATCTGGAGATCAATACGGGCGAAACGGTCGGTATCGTCGGCGAAAGCGGCTCCGGCAAGAGCACGCTTGCCCGGTCGATCATTCGCCTGAACACGCCGAGCGGCGGCGCGATCCGTCTGGACGGGCAGGATGTCGGGGCGCTGGGGGGCCAGGGGCTGACGGCGTTCCGCCGCCGCGTACAGATGGTGTTCCAGAACCCGTACGATTCGCTCAATCCGCGCCTGACGATTGCCGAGGCCGTCGCGGAGCCGATCTGGCGGCATGGCATCGCGGACCGAAAGGCGGCGAGGAAAGAAGCCGATGCGTTGCTGGAGATGGTGGAGTTGCCGAGCAGTCTGCGCGATCGCAAACCGCAGCAGCTTTCCGGCGGGCAGTGCCAGCGCGTCGGCCTTGCACGGGCGCTGGCGCTGAAGCCGCAGCTTCTCATAGCGGACGAGATCACCTCGGCGCTCGATGTCACGACGCAGGCGCAGATCCTGGAACTGCTCGTGCGGCTCCAGCGGGAACGCTCGCTGACGCTGCTCTACATTTCGCATGATCTCGCCGTGGTGAGCAGCCTTTGTCAGCGCGTCTATGTCTTCAAGGCTGGGCGTGTCGTCGAGCAGGGTGTGGCGCAGCAGGTTCTGTCCACACCGCAGGATCCTTATACGCAGGCGCTGGTCGGTTCGCTGGCCCAGCTGCCGTTGGTCCGGACAATCTCCCCTTCACAACCGGTAGCGACCCATGCGCCTTGATGAATATGCAGCCCATGATGGAACCGGCCTCGCCCGCCTGCTGGCGAAAGGCGAGGTCACTCCGAAGGAGCTCGGCCGGTGCGTCGAACAGGCCGTCGCGGCCGTGAACCCGGCGCTGAACGCCGTCATCGAACTCTATCCGGACGCGCTCGAGACCCTGCCGGAGGCGGCGTCCGCCACCCCCTTCGGCGGTATTGCCACCCTCACCAAGGACTTCCCGATCGAGGCGGGCCGCCCGGCCGAGTTCGGCAGCCGTCTCGCGCGAGGTTTCCGCGCCGGCCATGACGCCGTCTACTGGACACGGTTGCGCGCCGGTGGCCTAAACAATGTCGGCCGCACGTCAAGTTCCGAATTCGGCGTGCCGGCGGCGACGGAATCGCCCCTCTATGGCGCAACGCGCAATCCTTGGAATCCGCAGCGCGGCGTCGCGGGCTCCAGCGGCGGTGCGGCCGCGGCCGTCGCTGCGGGAATCGTACCTTTTGCACAGGGCAGCGACGGCGGTGGTTCAATTCGCAATCCGGCGGCGTTCTGCGGCTTGATCGGTCTTAAACCTTCACGTGGGCGCGTTACCGGCGCGCCGAATGGAAACGCTCCGCTTCTGGGGCTGGCAACGGCCTTTATGCTCACACGCTCCGTGCGCGATACTGCAACCCTTCTCGACCTTTGCCATGGCCCGGATGCAGGCGACGGTTATGAGATCGCACCGCCTGTGGGCACCTATCTCGACGCCATCAAGCACAGGCCGCACGGCCTGCGCATCGCCCTATGCACGCGCTCCTGGTCCGGGGTGCAGATCGACCCGGAGGTTCTGGCCGCGACAAGATCGGCGGCGGAGCGGTTTGCGTCGCTTGGTCATCACGTGGAGGAAGCGTCGCCGGACTTCGATTATCCGGCCTTCCTCCAGGCGCAGAAGGTCATCTGGGCCGCCGACGCCGCCGCGCATATGCCGGCGATGGCGCGGCATATGAACCGCTCGGTCGAGGAGGCGCTTGGCACAAGCGTATACGCTCTCTATCGATGGGGGCTCGCCATCAGCGGTGCACAGCTTATCGAGGCGCTTGCCGTCTATGATCGGGTGACGCGGCAGGTCGGGCGCTTCCTTGCCGGAAATGATCTCTTGCTGACACCGACCAGCGCCATGCTGCCGGAACCGATCGGCACGTTCAATCCCAATCGAGCGGGCATCGATGTGGAAGGCGTGTTCAATGATCTTGCACCGAAGGAGACCTTTACCGCGTTGTTCAATGCGACGGGGCAGCCCGCGATCTCCTTGCCGGTTGGACGCAGCCGGGACGGTCTGCCGATCGGGATTCAGCTTGTCGCCCGTTTCGGACGCGAGGACCTTCTGCTTGCGACCGCGCGGCAAATCGAGGAAGACGTGGAGAGCGGTCCCGGTGTCTGGGGGCAGGGGCGTCCGGTCATTCACGCCGGCAATTTTTAGGAGTCTGTCACTGTGGCGAAAGCACGAAGCGGCAAGGATGCCAAGGGATCGAGCGGCGTTGAGCAGAAGATCGACATCGAAGCGATCCTTCGCGAACGCATGTCCGGTTTCTCGCCCTCGGAGCAAAGCCTTGCGGGCTATATCCTAGACAATATCGAGATTTTGCCGTTCGAGACCGGCAGCAGCATAGCTGAGGCGGTGGGCGTTAGCGAAATGACGGTCACCCGGTTCGTTCGCGGCCTCGGTTTCGAGAGCCTGCGCGATCTCAAGAACCGGTTGCGCGTCGCGGTCTCGGAGAAGGACAGCGAAGTGGACGATTACCTGGCCCGCTTCCAGATGCGCGACAGTCGGCAGCCGCAGCTGCAGGAAAGCCTGCGGTTGGAGCTCGACGCCATCGTCAAAGCCTATGCCTTGACTACCACCGAGGTCTGGGACGAGGCCGCAGACCAGCTCGTGAAGGCGCGTACTGTCTATGTGGTCGGCTTCCAGGCCTCGAAGGGGCTGGCCATGGATTTTGCCAGCCGGCTGCTGTGGGCGCGACCCAACGTCATTTTCATCGACAACACCTCGGGCACGTTCGGCGAGATCATCAATGCAGATCCGAAGCAGAGCGCCGTCGTCCTCATTGACACGGCCTCGTACGCGACCCGCGGCATCAAGCTGGTGGAGAAGCTGAAGTCGATGGACATGCCGCTGGTCATCGTCACCGACAAGTTCAGTCATTGGGCGTTCGCATACACGCGCTTCGTCTTCGAGGCGCATACGCATGTGAAAACCTTCTGGGATTCTACGGCAAGTATCAGTGTCGTGCTCAATCTCCTCATCGACGCCGTTGCCACCAAACTAGGTCCCAAGGCTAAGCGCAACTTCGCCATGATGAGCGACATGGGCACCCTCTTCGGAGAATTCGTCGGCGGCAGCTATCTCCGCCGCGACGATTGATCCATTTCAAACCGCAAACGAGAGTATGCATGAACAGTGTTTCGCCATTCCGTGATCCGGCCGCCCCCGGCAACCCTGTCATTCCACGGCAAGATTGGGACCGCGCGCCCTGGAATCGCTGGACATTCCAGCACGTCAGAGACCTGCTGCCGACCACTCAGGTCTGGCGCGGAGCGGGGCCGGTAAGCAAGCTGCCGACGGATCTGCGGGATATCGAGGCCATTACCTTCGCGGCTGAGGGGCGAGCCTGTACCGTTGGCAGCTTCCTTGAGTCAAACTACGCCGATGGTTTCCTCGTGCTCCATGGCGGCAAGATTGTCGCCGAGCGCTACATGAACGGCATGACACCGCGTACTCAGCACCTGTCGCAATCCGTTGCCAAATCGGTGGTCGGCACAGTGGCGGGAATCCTGATCGACCGCGGAGTGGTCAACCCAGCCGCGCCCCTTACGCACTACCTGCCTGAGCTAGAGGCGACTGCCTACCGGGGCGCGACCGTCCAGCACGTGCTCGACATGACCAGCGGCGTGGTCTTCGATGAGACGTACACCGCGCTCGATTCCCATATGGCACAACTGGACGCTGCTAGTGGCTGGAAGGATCATCGAAACCCGAATTGGCCGAAATCCGTCTGGGACCTGATCCTGTCTTTGAAGGATTTAGAGTGCCCGCACGGTACCTCGTTCAGGTATCGCTCGATCGAGACAGATGTCCTGTCATTTGTTTTACAGCGCGCCACCGCTACTTCCCTTGCAGACCTCGTCAGCCGTGAGCTGTGGGCGCCAATGGGTGCGGAAGAAGACGCGTATTTTACAGTGGACGCTGCCGGATATTCTCTGGGTGACGGCGGGTTCAATGCGACTCTTCGCGACTATGCTCGTTTCGCCCTGCTGCATCTTCGCGGCGGCGAGATCGACGGCAAACGCATAGTTTCGAATGAGTGGCTCGCCGGCACACGGTTTGGAGCTGATCCGACCCTCTTCGGTGGCATCTATTATGAAGTTCTGCCCGCTGGCGCATATCACAATCAATTTTGGATCGAGGACATCGCGCGCGGCGTCTATATGGCCCGTGGCGTCTTCGGGCAACTGATCTACATCGACCCGCTGGCGGATTTCGCGGCGGTTGTCCTATCGAGCTGGCCGGAATTCGTCAGCACGGGGCGGATGAAGACCACCCTAGCAGCGGTAAGCGCTATCCGAGGGGCAGTCGGGTCGTAAAGCGCGGGCTGTCCCATTCGGTCCTCAGCCGCGCCGGTTGGCCGCGTCGTCAAGACGCAGAGCATGAGTAACGGGAGACGCCAAAGCGGGCGGCTATGGCCACTTCGTGCTGGCGCGGCTAACGGAATACGGGCGGCGTTTTGGAAGCCATCTCCAAAAGATCATTCCGGTTTGGGATTGCCTTGCGTTGCTGTTAGAGTTTGGGTTGAACGCCGCCGCCCAAGCTTCATCCAAGTCATATGTGATGGGAGGAGAAGGCTGCGAAGGGGACGGCGGAGCTGAACTCGTGTTGAACTTTTGCTTTTGGTGTCGCAAAACCTGGATTCGGTCACATCCCTTGGCAACAGCGTCTATGCCCTCCGCGGCAACAGCCGCTTCGACACACCCGCCTGGGACATAACCGCAGAAGCGGCCGTCCGCCGGCAATCTGTGCGCCGAGCGCCCGCGCCGCACCACCACGGATTTCTACTAGAGTCGCAAGCGAGACCGGACCTTCCGCGAAGAACTTGACCGCATAAGCGAGGATCTTTGCTGGATCATCAATCAAACTGTCCCGAACAGGCGTGACAACCGCTCCGTTTTCGCCCAAGACCACAGTTCCTCCTTACAAAACGATATAGTATTAATAACCGACCCCGGGCTCCTGGGCTCATCCACGTTGGCTCTGCAACAAAGCGAGCGTATGACGCTCATTACCTGCCCCAGTTTCCGCTGGCGACACCGCGTTAGCGCCTCGCCGAGTTCAGGTGCGAAAAACCATCGCTCCGCCAGTCATCCCCGCCCCAGCCGCCGCAAGCAAGAGCGTTTCTCCAGCTGCTATCCGGTTCACCTCATTAGAAAGTGACAACGACAGCGGAATTGTCGCAGCGGAAGAATTCCCGAATTCTTCTATCGAGCGCACCACCCGCGTGACGTCGATATCGAGGTTGCCGCAGACGGCTTCGAAGATGCGCGTGTTTGCCTGGTGGGGAACGAAGCGGGTCAAGTCCGATGGCATCACCTTTGCGTGGGACATGGCTCGGTTTGAGCACGCCGTCATCATCTTCACAGCTTGGGTAAAAACCTCGCGGCCATCCAGCATTCGCATAAGCGTGCTTTCCGGTGGCAGCGAGGATGCGAAGGGAAGGTTGCTTCCACCCGCCGGGATCGTGATGAGGTCATAGAGGCTGCCATCAGCGATCAGGTCCGCACCGAGGACGCCTTGTTCGGGATTTTCACAAGGGCCGAGAATGACGGCCCCTGCCGCGTCTGCGAACAGAACCGACGTCGATCGCTCGCACGGGTTGATCCGTCTGCTTAGAATGTTCGCGGCGACGACCAGAACCCGCTTGTCGTATGCCCGCACAAAACTGTCGGCTAAAACCAGAGCATACAGGAAGCCCGCACAGGCCCCGGCTAAGTCGACCGCACCCGAGTTCGTTAGGCCAAGCCTATGAGCGAGCAAGGGGCCTGACGGCGGCAAGAGATGGTCGGGCGTCGATGTCGCGAGAAGTGTCAGAGCGATGCTCTCGCGCCCGATATCCGCATCTCTTATCGCGGCTTCGCTTGCTTCGACGGCGAGCCCTGTCAGCGTGTCTTTGGGCGACGCCCACCACCGTGACCTGATACCGGTGCGACGTTGAATCCAGCCCTCCTCCAGTTGAAGGCTATGCTCGATCTCGGCGTTTGTTACGAGCCGCCCGGGAACGGCGTGTCCGAAACCCAGAAAGCGTGAAGAGCGGGCCATTCTAGAGTTTTCCTGCAGCAACCAAGGCTGCCGCTTCATCGATGGCATCGTAAGCACGATCAAGCTCATCGGACGTAACGCAATAGGGCGGCATGAGGTAAATCACTTTGCCCAACGGACGAATGAGCAAATCCCTCGCTCTAAAAAATCGTCGTAGTGACGGTCCGACAGCTGCGAGATACCCATCCCCCGAAACCTTCAGATCCATTGCAGCGATCGTGCCGATCTGTCGCACGTTCTCGAACCTGTCATCGTTAGCGAACCGGGCAAGGCTCTTTCTGTGCGAAGAAGTCAGATTGGCGATACGATCCTCCACGGGCTCGGATTGCCAGACCTGGATGTTTCCGACCGCCGCGGCGCAGGCAATTGGATTGGCCGTGTACGAACTCGAATGGAAGAACGTCTTCTTGCGGTCGGACGAGTAATGAGCATCAAACACTTCCGCTTTGCACAACGTCGCCGCCAGCGCGAGAGCGCCGCCCGTGAGCCCTTTCGAGGTGCAAAGGATATCGGGTCGAACGCCTGCGGCGTCGCAAGCAAAAAGGGGGCCAGTTCTCCCCCATCCCGTCATGACCTCGTCGGCGATGACGAGAGTGTCGCTGTTCTCGGCAATTCGCTTCATCTCTGAAAGAACGCGGGACGAATACACCCGCATTCCCCCCGCTCCAAGGACCAACGGCTCGACAAGGACCGCGGCCACATCGCCTTCGCGACAGATCTTTTCCAGAGCGTCGAGGCTATCCTGTTCCGCTCCCGGTTGGGGAAACGGAATCCTCTCGACCTCGAACAAGAGGGGAGTATACGCCAGGTTGAAGACGCCACGCTCCCCCACTGACATCGTGCCGATGGTGTCGCCGTGATAGCTGTGCTCGAGCACGCAAATGCGGTGCCTTGGACGCCCTTGATTATAGTAGAAACCCAGCGCCATCTTCAGTGCGGCCTCGACAGCAGTCGAGCCGCTGTCGGAATAGAAAACGTGCTTCAGGCCTTCCGGAGCCAACTCAATCAACCCTGAGGCCAGCGTCTCCGCCTGTTCATGCGTGAACTCGGCAAAGATCACCTGATCGTGCGTATCGATAGCGGTTTGAATGGCGCGCATGATCTTAGGATGGCGGTGGCCGTGCGTTACGACCCACCAAGACGAGATCGCATCAAGCACGGCGCGCCCATCTTCATCCACAAGATGCGCGCCGTCGGTGCGAACAATCCGGCGCATTGGCGCTTCGAGTGCATGCTGTGTAAATGGATGCCAGATTGTCGATTTAGTCATCGAGTAGTCTCCGGAAATAGCTGACGTCAAAGTTTTGCAGGAAGGCTTGGTCGAGATCGCGTGGCGTCATTGGCTCGACCGTCGGCAACCTACCCAGCCTGACAACGCGACCAAACCTACAAATCGTGGCTTCCGTATCTTCACTGTGAGTGCCGATGAATGCGACGCCTGCGATGGGGATCGCCCTGGTCCGCATAGCCTCGATACTCAGTAGGGTGTGATTTATCGTGCCGAGCTCAGTTCGAGCACAAAGCACGGTCGGCCGTCGCCACCGCGCGAAAATGTCGGCATAGAGCACATCATCGGTCACTGGGACCAGCAGACCGCCTGCGCCTTCAATGACCAGTGGTCCCCCGATATTAGGCACTTCAAGCGCCTCTATATCGATTTCCACGCCGTCGATCCGGGCAGATAGATGCGGAGAAACAGGCGTTTTAAGTTTATATAATTCCGGCAAAACCATGCTCGACGGGACACCCAAATCACTGACGACCTGGCTATCTGTCGGTTCACCTAGACCTGACTGGATGGGTTTCCAATACCGTGCGCCGAGCGCCGTCGTAAGAGCGGCACAGAAGACGGTCTTGCCCATTCCCGTGTCCGTTCCTGTTACAACGAGCGAACTCATGGCTGCCGCTCCATCGCTTCTCGGATAAGGCCGAACAGTGTGGTAACCGCCGTTCTGTCGACCTGTAGCGTTATAGCAACCCGCAAGCGGGCGGTGCCCTCGGGAACAGTCGGCGGACGGATAGCCCTGACGTCGAAGCCGGATGCCTTAATCTGCTCAGCCACTCTCATTGCGTGACCACTGGCGCCGATCTTGATGGGGATGATTTGCGAAGACGTGGCAGCAAACCCTGCCTTGATCGCGGTCGAGTTCGCGAATGTTGCCAAGTCCTGAAGCTTGGTGCGACGCTGCGGTGAATCAGAGACGATCTTAAGCGCCTCTCGCACCGCCGCAGCAGCGAGCGGAGAGGGAGCAGTGGAGTAGATAAAGGAACGAGCCCGGTTCACGAGATATTCGCAAATTGTCCGGCTGGCGCACACGATGGCCCCAGATACCCCAAGGGCTTTCCCACAAGTGTGAAGCACGATGACGTTTTCACGACCTTCCAGGCTAGCCGAAAACCCCCTGCCCCCAGCGCCGTAGATTCCCGTAGCATGTGCCTCATCTATGATGAGGAAAGCCCCTTCGCGATTAGCTATTTCGGCCAGATCGGTCAGAGGAGCCTGGTCACCCTCCATCGAGTAAAGGCTCTCGACTGCGATCCAAACGCGCCCCTTTCCGCCGCTCAGACGCCATCTGCGGATGGCATCGGAAAAGGCGTCGGCGTCATTGTGGGGTACGGAGGTGCTTTGCGCTTTGATCGAAGCAATGCCTTCATGCACACTGGCGTGAACGAGCTCATCGTAAATGACTAGGTCTTCACGGCGTGGAAGCGTGGAGAAGAGCGCGGCATTGGCCGCAAATCCGCTACTCCAATACAACGCCCTATCCGCGCCGAAGAACCTCGCGGCCTCCTGCTCAAGCGCCTCGTGTTCAGGATGGTTGCCACGCAACAGACGTGATCCGCCCGAACCGACCGGAACGCCGCGGTCGATCGCCCAGGAAATTGCGCCTCTCAGGCGGGGACTTGCTGCAAGACCGAGATAATCGTTGGACGTGAAGTCCAATCCAACCTTCGGCGCTAGCTCGCGGTATCGCCCCTTTTTCATGAGGGCTTCGAGCGTCCGGCGCTGTTC from Rhizobium sp. CIAT894 harbors:
- a CDS encoding ABC transporter permease; protein product: MSLLQLIARRLLQLIGVLAGISLVTFLLVHMAPGDPARLLAGERASPDTIAAIRSQYGLDLPLWRQFLTYLANLVSGDIGLSLRFQRPVSQLIEQFMWPTLFLTGYVLCLAIPPTVALAILGARRPGGIADQIIRLVGIAGLTIPVFWLGIMMSRFFGVSLGWFPVSGYGTGFTGHLHHLFLPALSTAIWLVPVLTQSLRAALIEKTTADFVTAARAQGATERQLFWQTMLPNAVLPTLNLLGVMVAFMIGGAIIVETVYAVPGLGTLMVNALLGRDYYVVQGLTLIFAVSTVLITLLVDLLTAFIDPRVRL
- a CDS encoding ABC transporter ATP-binding protein, with amino-acid sequence MSGLETGKPPLLEVKDLSVSFGGFVAVKNVSFTLQPGEILGIVGESGSGKSVTCRAVMRLLAAAARAEGTVALDGRDLLTLSEDELCAVRGRDIGMIFQNPASHLDPLRRIGQQVSAPMIRHLGIGKREGLQRAVKLLEDVGIHEPEKRARSYPHEFSGGMKQRAMIAAAIGCQPKLLIADEPTTALDVTVQARILELLKDLNRKTGLAMILISHDLGVVADICSRVVVMRNGEVVEQGPIDDVINRPRHPYTRLLIESQPGRKSYGTDVGPERTTPLLRVENLSVTFPAGQGLFGGFRSSNSFRALDGVDLEINTGETVGIVGESGSGKSTLARSIIRLNTPSGGAIRLDGQDVGALGGQGLTAFRRRVQMVFQNPYDSLNPRLTIAEAVAEPIWRHGIADRKAARKEADALLEMVELPSSLRDRKPQQLSGGQCQRVGLARALALKPQLLIADEITSALDVTTQAQILELLVRLQRERSLTLLYISHDLAVVSSLCQRVYVFKAGRVVEQGVAQQVLSTPQDPYTQALVGSLAQLPLVRTISPSQPVATHAP
- a CDS encoding amidase, which translates into the protein MRLDEYAAHDGTGLARLLAKGEVTPKELGRCVEQAVAAVNPALNAVIELYPDALETLPEAASATPFGGIATLTKDFPIEAGRPAEFGSRLARGFRAGHDAVYWTRLRAGGLNNVGRTSSSEFGVPAATESPLYGATRNPWNPQRGVAGSSGGAAAAVAAGIVPFAQGSDGGGSIRNPAAFCGLIGLKPSRGRVTGAPNGNAPLLGLATAFMLTRSVRDTATLLDLCHGPDAGDGYEIAPPVGTYLDAIKHRPHGLRIALCTRSWSGVQIDPEVLAATRSAAERFASLGHHVEEASPDFDYPAFLQAQKVIWAADAAAHMPAMARHMNRSVEEALGTSVYALYRWGLAISGAQLIEALAVYDRVTRQVGRFLAGNDLLLTPTSAMLPEPIGTFNPNRAGIDVEGVFNDLAPKETFTALFNATGQPAISLPVGRSRDGLPIGIQLVARFGREDLLLATARQIEEDVESGPGVWGQGRPVIHAGNF
- a CDS encoding MurR/RpiR family transcriptional regulator; the encoded protein is MAKARSGKDAKGSSGVEQKIDIEAILRERMSGFSPSEQSLAGYILDNIEILPFETGSSIAEAVGVSEMTVTRFVRGLGFESLRDLKNRLRVAVSEKDSEVDDYLARFQMRDSRQPQLQESLRLELDAIVKAYALTTTEVWDEAADQLVKARTVYVVGFQASKGLAMDFASRLLWARPNVIFIDNTSGTFGEIINADPKQSAVVLIDTASYATRGIKLVEKLKSMDMPLVIVTDKFSHWAFAYTRFVFEAHTHVKTFWDSTASISVVLNLLIDAVATKLGPKAKRNFAMMSDMGTLFGEFVGGSYLRRDD
- a CDS encoding serine hydrolase, translated to MNSVSPFRDPAAPGNPVIPRQDWDRAPWNRWTFQHVRDLLPTTQVWRGAGPVSKLPTDLRDIEAITFAAEGRACTVGSFLESNYADGFLVLHGGKIVAERYMNGMTPRTQHLSQSVAKSVVGTVAGILIDRGVVNPAAPLTHYLPELEATAYRGATVQHVLDMTSGVVFDETYTALDSHMAQLDAASGWKDHRNPNWPKSVWDLILSLKDLECPHGTSFRYRSIETDVLSFVLQRATATSLADLVSRELWAPMGAEEDAYFTVDAAGYSLGDGGFNATLRDYARFALLHLRGGEIDGKRIVSNEWLAGTRFGADPTLFGGIYYEVLPAGAYHNQFWIEDIARGVYMARGVFGQLIYIDPLADFAAVVLSSWPEFVSTGRMKTTLAAVSAIRGAVGS
- a CDS encoding beta-ketoacyl-ACP synthase III; this translates as MARSSRFLGFGHAVPGRLVTNAEIEHSLQLEEGWIQRRTGIRSRWWASPKDTLTGLAVEASEAAIRDADIGRESIALTLLATSTPDHLLPPSGPLLAHRLGLTNSGAVDLAGACAGFLYALVLADSFVRAYDKRVLVVAANILSRRINPCERSTSVLFADAAGAVILGPCENPEQGVLGADLIADGSLYDLITIPAGGSNLPFASSLPPESTLMRMLDGREVFTQAVKMMTACSNRAMSHAKVMPSDLTRFVPHQANTRIFEAVCGNLDIDVTRVVRSIEEFGNSSAATIPLSLSLSNEVNRIAAGETLLLAAAGAGMTGGAMVFRT
- a CDS encoding adenosylmethionine--8-amino-7-oxononanoate transaminase, which gives rise to MTKSTIWHPFTQHALEAPMRRIVRTDGAHLVDEDGRAVLDAISSWWVVTHGHRHPKIMRAIQTAIDTHDQVIFAEFTHEQAETLASGLIELAPEGLKHVFYSDSGSTAVEAALKMALGFYYNQGRPRHRICVLEHSYHGDTIGTMSVGERGVFNLAYTPLLFEVERIPFPQPGAEQDSLDALEKICREGDVAAVLVEPLVLGAGGMRVYSSRVLSEMKRIAENSDTLVIADEVMTGWGRTGPLFACDAAGVRPDILCTSKGLTGGALALAATLCKAEVFDAHYSSDRKKTFFHSSSYTANPIACAAAVGNIQVWQSEPVEDRIANLTSSHRKSLARFANDDRFENVRQIGTIAAMDLKVSGDGYLAAVGPSLRRFFRARDLLIRPLGKVIYLMPPYCVTSDELDRAYDAIDEAAALVAAGKL
- the bioD gene encoding dethiobiotin synthase codes for the protein MSSLVVTGTDTGMGKTVFCAALTTALGARYWKPIQSGLGEPTDSQVVSDLGVPSSMVLPELYKLKTPVSPHLSARIDGVEIDIEALEVPNIGGPLVIEGAGGLLVPVTDDVLYADIFARWRRPTVLCARTELGTINHTLLSIEAMRTRAIPIAGVAFIGTHSEDTEATICRFGRVVRLGRLPTVEPMTPRDLDQAFLQNFDVSYFRRLLDD
- a CDS encoding 8-amino-7-oxononanoate synthase: MLEAAAEQRRTLEALMKKGRYRELAPKVGLDFTSNDYLGLAASPRLRGAISWAIDRGVPVGSGGSRLLRGNHPEHEALEQEAARFFGADRALYWSSGFAANAALFSTLPRREDLVIYDELVHASVHEGIASIKAQSTSVPHNDADAFSDAIRRWRLSGGKGRVWIAVESLYSMEGDQAPLTDLAEIANREGAFLIIDEAHATGIYGAGGRGFSASLEGRENVIVLHTCGKALGVSGAIVCASRTICEYLVNRARSFIYSTAPSPLAAAAVREALKIVSDSPQRRTKLQDLATFANSTAIKAGFAATSSQIIPIKIGASGHAMRVAEQIKASGFDVRAIRPPTVPEGTARLRVAITLQVDRTAVTTLFGLIREAMERQP